In Diabrotica undecimpunctata isolate CICGRU chromosome 4, icDiaUnde3, whole genome shotgun sequence, a single genomic region encodes these proteins:
- the LOC140438931 gene encoding ATP-dependent DNA helicase pif1-like: MAKVLAASKIIIWDECTMAHKRALEALNRTLKDLRNDSRCFGGAMILLSGDFLQILPVIPRSTAADEINACLKLSNLWRYVKKLQLTTNMRVTLLNDTSAEDFSEQLLTIGNGQVPVDESSGLISFPNNFYNFVSSKDELINNVFPNIISNYKNNEWLSERAILAAKNKDVDDLNYIIQNKIIGTMHSFKSIDCVTNEDEATNYPIEFLNSLDVPGLPPHNLRLKVGSVVIMLRNINQPKLCNGTRLVVSKLMNNVIYATIMIGKFKGEEVLIPRIPMIPTDMPFEFKRLQFPIRLAFAMTINKSQGQSLKVCGLNLEHSCFSHGQLYVACSRVGRPSALFVFAPDNKTKNVVYHKVLK; encoded by the coding sequence ATGGCCAAAGTTTTAGCGGCATCGAAAATCATCATCTGGGACGAATGCACAATGGCGCATAAACGTGCATTAGAAGCACTTAACCGAACATTAAAAGATTTACGCAATGACTCGAGATGTTTTGGAGGAGCAATGATTTTACTGTCTGGCGATTTCCTCCAAATACTGCCAGTAATTCCAAGATCTACGGCTGCCGATGAAATAAACGCTTGCCTCAAATTGTCAAATCTATGGCGCTATGTGAAGAAACTGCAGCTGACAACAAACATGAGAGTTACATTGCTTAATGATACATCTGCTGAAGATTTCTCGGAGCAATTGCTGACTATCGGTAATGGTCAAGTACCTGTCGATGAATCGAGCGGATTAATATCATTTCCaaataatttctataattttgtcTCATCAAAAGACGAACTTATCAACAATgtatttccaaatattatttctaactacaaaaataatgaatGGTTGAGTGAGCGAGCAATTTTAGCGGCTAAGAATAAAGATGTAGATGACCTGAActacataattcaaaataagatCATTGGAACAATGCATTCATTCAAATCTATTGACTGCGTCACAAATGAAGATGAAGCCACCAACTatccaattgaatttttaaactctttgGACGTGCCTGGCTTACCACCGCACAATTTACGCCTAAAGGTTGGCTCCGTAGTAATCATGCTTCGAAACATAAACCAACCAAAACTGTGCAACGGTACGCGTTTGGTGGTTAGTAAATTGATGAACAATGTAATTTACGCTACGATAATGATAGGAAAATTCAAAGGTGAGGAAGTTCTCATTCCGAGGATTCCGATGATCCCAACCGATATGCCGTTTGAATTTAAAAGACTTCAATTTCCGATACGTCTTGCATTTGCCATGACCATCAACAAATCACAAGGCCAATCCTTAAAAGTTTGTGGTTTAAATCTAGAACATTCATGTTTTTCCCATGGTCAATTATACGTGGCATGTTCACGGGTCGGAAGACCATCTGCGTTGTTTGTTTTTGCGcctgataataaaacaaaaaatgtcgtGTATCACAAGGTACTTAAGTGA
- the LOC140438932 gene encoding uncharacterized protein, which translates to MYVKIETERLTFIRLNEAKLRSEEYIHLRDAVSTEGNAANIGRLTILPATYIGSPRHMHEYAQDAMTYVRHYGRPDLFITFTCNPKWIEITQLLLPGQTSNDRHDITARIFRQKIRSLMNFIVKQRVFGDTRCWMYSIEWQKRGLPHAHILIWLVERIQPDQIDDIICAEIPDHEVDPDLHDVVTTNMIHGPCGAINPQSPCMVDGKCSKRYPRKLTAETVTGNDGYPLYRRRSPDDNGRTVTTKVKRMDFVVDNSWIVPYSPLISKTFKTHCNVEYWNSVKSIKYICKYVTKGSDMAVFGLQSSNTNDEISRYQVGRYVNCNEAIWRIFAFPIHERHPTVIHLAVHLENGQRVYFTASNATQRAETPPATTLTSFFAICQSDQFARTLLYSEMPRYYTWNASSKNFQRRKQGDAVPGYPDVRSTDALGRMYTVHPKNDECFYLRLLLVNVRGPTSFETLRTVNGVIFPTYRAACEELNLLENDTHWDTTIAEAIISASPSQIRTLFAIIISTCFPSNPCNLWHKYKDSMSEDILHQSRVSSRNHDIEMNEEIHNRALLLIEDMCYLMCGNLLIRLGMPAPNREMNDAFNRELEREREYDHH; encoded by the coding sequence ATGTATGTAAAAATAGAAACGGAACGTTTAACATTTATTAGGTTGAACGAAGCCAAACTGCGTTCTGAGGAGTACATCCATTTACGTGATGCAGTTAGTACTGAAGGAAATGCAGCTAATATTGGTCGATTAACTATTCTGCCGGCGACGTACATTGGTAGCCCACGTCATATGCATGAATATGCACAAGATGCAATGACATATGTTCGTCATTACGGCCGGCCAGATCTCTTTATTACTTTTACCTGTAATCCAAAATGGATAGAAATTACTCAATTGCTGCTTCCCGGACAAACATCAAATGATAGACACGACATCACAGCACGTATATTCAGGCAAAAAATTCGGTCCCTGATGAACTTTATTGTTAAACAACGCGTCTTTGGAGATACTCGATGCTGGATGTATTCAATCGAATGGCAAAAGCGAGGCCTGCCGCACGCACACATTCTTATTTGGTTAGTGGAAAGAATTCAGCCTGACCAAATAGATGATATCATATGTGCCGAGATTCCTGATCATGAAGTCGATCCAGACCTACATGATGTTGTTACTACTAATATGATTCATGGACCGTGTGGTGCCATCAATCCCCAATCACCTTGCATGGTCGATGGAAAGTGCTCTAAACGATATCCACGGAAATTAACGGCGGAGACTGTCACTGGCAACGATGGGTATCCGCTGTATCGGCGTCGATCACCAGATGACAACGGTCGAACTGTCACAACGAAAGTGAAAAGAATGGATTTCGTTGTCGACAACAGTTGGATTGTTCCATATTCGCCACTTATTTCTAAAACGTTCAAGACACATTGCAACGTTGAATACTGGAATTCAGTTaagtccataaaatatatttgcaaatatgtCACGAAAGGCAGTGATATGGCGGTTTTTGGATTGCAATCCTCAAATACCAACGATGAAATTTCACGCTATCAAGTTGGTCGTTATGTGAACTGTAATGAAGCGATTTGGCGTATATTCGCATTTCCAATTCACGAACGTCACCCTACTGTTATACATTTGGCGGTGCATCTGGAGAATGGTCAACGAGTATATTTCACGGCTTCGAATGCTACGCAACGTGCTGAAACACCTCCAGCAACTACATTGACCAGTTTTTTTGCAATCTGCCAAAGCGATCAGTTTGCACGAACTTTGCTTTACTCGGAGATGCCACGTTATTATACTTGGAATGCTTCATCCAAGAATTTTCAAAGACGGAAGCAAGGTGATGCGGTTCCTGGGTATCCAGATGTGCGTTCTACTGATGCTCTTGGTCGTATGTATACAGTTCATCCAAAGAATGATGAATGTTTCTATTTGCGGTTGTTGCTGGTAAATGTGCGTGGGCCAACTTCATTTGAGACACTACGAACTGTTAATGGTGTAATATTCCCAACATATCGTGCTGCATGTGAAGAATTGAACTTATTAGAAAACGATACCCATTGGGATACGACAATCGCTGAAGCCATTATCTCTGCATCTCCAAGTCAGATACGCACATTATTCGCTAtcataatttcgacatgttttccaTCAAACCCATGTAACCTGTGGCACAAATACAAGGATAGTATGTCAGAAGATATTTTACATCAAAGTCGTGTCAGTTCCAGAAATCACGATATTGAGATGAATGAGGAGATACATAATCGTGCTTTACTCTTGATCGAAGATATGTGTTACCTCATGTGCGGTAATTTATTAATCAGGTTAGGAATGCCAGCGCCAAATCGTGAAATGAATGACGCATTTAATCGAGAATTGGAACGGGAACGTGAATATGATCACCACTAA